From a region of the Anaeromyxobacter sp. genome:
- the maf gene encoding septum formation protein Maf, with protein MAPPLLTLASASPRRRELLGALGLSLEVRPAHTDETPRPGEAPADYARRVAREKARAVDGELVLAADTTVAVDGALLGKPRDEADAARMLRSLSGRSHQVISAVCVRRPAIRLEFDAVTTTEVEVAPLSEAVIAWYVGTGEPRDKAGAYAVQGLFGAFVRAVRGSVTGVIGLPLDETLGLLRRAGYPLPWEAR; from the coding sequence ATGGCCCCTCCGCTCCTCACGCTCGCCTCGGCGAGCCCGCGCCGCCGGGAGCTCCTCGGCGCCCTCGGGCTCAGCCTCGAGGTGCGTCCGGCCCACACCGACGAGACGCCCCGCCCCGGCGAGGCCCCGGCCGACTACGCCCGCCGGGTGGCCCGGGAGAAGGCGCGCGCCGTGGACGGCGAGCTGGTGCTGGCCGCCGACACCACCGTGGCCGTGGACGGCGCGCTGCTGGGCAAGCCGCGCGACGAGGCCGACGCCGCCCGCATGCTGCGCAGCCTGTCGGGACGGTCGCACCAGGTCATCTCGGCCGTCTGCGTCCGCCGCCCGGCGATCCGCCTGGAGTTCGACGCGGTCACCACCACCGAGGTGGAGGTGGCGCCGCTCTCCGAGGCGGTCATCGCCTGGTACGTCGGCACCGGCGAGCCGCGCGACAAGGCCGGCGCCTACGCGGTGCAGGGGCTGTTCGGGGCCTTCGTGCGGGCGGTGCGCGGCAGCGTCACCGGGGTGATCGGCCTGCCGCTGGACGAGACCCTGGGGCTGCTGCGACGGGCCGGCTACCCGCTGCCCTGGGAGGCGCGGTGA
- a CDS encoding YggS family pyridoxal phosphate-dependent enzyme has product MSLAARLAALTAALPPRVTLIAVSKTQPASAIREAYAAGQRHFGENYAQEWREKALALADLPGLTWHFIGGLQTNKVRLLAGQVAYVHTVDRLELARELSKRWAAAGATLKVLLEVNVGGERQKAGCAPGGAAALAGAVRALPALELVGLTCIPPPEDDPRPHFRALRGLRDDLGLAELSMGMSADWPVAVEEGATMVRVGTALFGARPPRA; this is encoded by the coding sequence GTGAGCCTGGCGGCGCGGCTGGCGGCCCTCACCGCCGCGCTCCCCCCGCGCGTCACGCTCATCGCCGTCTCCAAGACCCAGCCGGCCTCGGCCATCCGCGAGGCGTACGCCGCCGGGCAGCGCCACTTCGGCGAGAACTACGCGCAGGAGTGGCGCGAGAAGGCCCTGGCCCTGGCCGACCTGCCCGGGCTCACCTGGCACTTCATCGGCGGGCTGCAGACCAACAAGGTGAGGCTCCTGGCCGGCCAGGTGGCCTACGTGCACACGGTGGACCGGCTGGAGCTGGCGCGCGAGCTGTCGAAGCGCTGGGCCGCCGCCGGCGCCACCCTGAAGGTGCTGCTGGAGGTCAACGTGGGCGGCGAGCGGCAGAAGGCCGGCTGCGCCCCCGGCGGCGCCGCGGCGCTGGCCGGGGCGGTGCGGGCCCTGCCCGCCCTCGAGCTGGTGGGGCTGACCTGCATCCCGCCGCCGGAGGACGACCCGCGGCCGCACTTCCGGGCCCTGCGGGGGCTGCGCGACGACCTCGGCCTGGCCGAGCTCTCCATGGGGATGAGCGCCGACTGGCCGGTGGCGGTGGAGGAGGGCGCCACCATGGTGCGGGTGGGGACCGCCCTGTTCGGCGCGCGGCCGCCGCGGGCCTGA
- a CDS encoding DUF3108 domain-containing protein, which translates to MHLAPLALSLAALAGAATPGAPPAPPCALPLLAGPAPFGPGEVLAMDLGLLGAVRVGEVKFSVERALSGGQVLPLTARARNTARFGPLQRLVAVGLSWIDARTLRPERYHEESDEDGRRRVSDTRLRPAAPEVTMTFSDGGQAGRASYARQGEALDALSALYLLRAARLVAGERFCFDMVGNGKYWRVEGTVGAPEVVEVPAGKFRAWRLEARARRADGQGKDRPLYLWLSDDARRLPVAAVSEVDLGPVSAKLVEARGTRRP; encoded by the coding sequence ATGCACCTCGCGCCGCTCGCCCTCTCCCTGGCCGCCCTGGCCGGCGCCGCCACCCCCGGCGCGCCACCGGCGCCCCCCTGCGCCCTCCCGCTGCTGGCCGGGCCGGCGCCCTTCGGGCCGGGCGAGGTGCTCGCCATGGACCTCGGGCTGCTCGGCGCGGTGCGGGTCGGCGAGGTGAAGTTCTCGGTGGAGCGAGCGCTCTCCGGCGGCCAGGTGCTCCCGCTGACGGCCCGGGCGCGCAACACCGCCCGCTTCGGGCCGCTGCAGCGGCTGGTGGCGGTGGGGCTCTCCTGGATCGACGCGCGCACGCTCCGGCCCGAGCGCTACCACGAGGAGTCCGACGAGGACGGCCGCCGGCGGGTCAGCGACACCAGGCTGCGGCCGGCGGCCCCGGAGGTCACCATGACCTTCTCCGACGGCGGCCAGGCGGGGCGCGCCAGCTACGCCCGCCAGGGCGAGGCGCTCGACGCGCTCTCGGCGCTCTACCTGCTGCGGGCGGCGCGTCTGGTGGCCGGCGAGCGGTTCTGCTTCGACATGGTGGGCAACGGGAAGTACTGGCGCGTGGAGGGGACGGTGGGGGCGCCCGAGGTGGTGGAGGTCCCGGCCGGGAAGTTCCGCGCCTGGCGGCTGGAGGCGCGGGCGCGTCGCGCCGACGGCCAGGGCAAGGACCGGCCGCTCTACCTGTGGCTCTCCGACGACGCGCGGCGCCTGCCGGTGGCGGCGGTCTCGGAGGTGGATCTCGGGCCGGTGTCGGCCAAGCTGGTGGAGGCCCGCGGCACCCGGCGCCCCTGA
- a CDS encoding DUF507 family protein, translated as MRLYPKVIPTIAREVVSTLMQDGDVEVETLRIADAEMDMAAIMKEYLAAEERVNAATREALERRGYDHSRFNAVKREMADVRGFKMGDEGIEYVIGQMIEFLLVSRNVEEVYSEDNIIRKKVFGIFRRHLDVDDEIEREARARLKHLQEGTAAFDIEYGKMVELLRRSRGLI; from the coding sequence ATGCGGCTCTACCCCAAGGTCATCCCCACCATCGCCCGAGAGGTCGTCTCGACCCTCATGCAGGACGGCGACGTCGAGGTGGAGACGCTCCGCATCGCCGATGCCGAGATGGACATGGCGGCGATCATGAAGGAGTACCTGGCGGCCGAGGAGCGCGTCAACGCGGCCACCCGCGAGGCGCTGGAGCGCCGCGGCTACGACCACTCCAGGTTCAACGCCGTGAAGCGCGAGATGGCCGACGTCCGCGGCTTCAAGATGGGCGACGAGGGCATCGAGTACGTCATCGGCCAGATGATCGAGTTCCTCCTGGTCTCCCGCAACGTGGAGGAGGTCTACTCCGAGGACAACATCATCCGGAAGAAGGTCTTCGGGATCTTCCGCCGGCACCTCGACGTGGACGACGAGATCGAGCGCGAGGCGCGCGCCCGCCTGAAGCACCTGCAGGAGGGCACGGCCGCCTTCGACATCGAGTACGGCAAGATGGTGGAGCTGCTCCGGCGGAGCCGCGGCCTCATCTAG
- a CDS encoding class I fructose-bisphosphate aldolase: protein MAITPRVKEILSWYESDNAGTRANLYRLLMTGTLAGTGKLVILPVDQGFEHGPARSFAPNPAGYDPEYHVNLAIDAGCNAYAAPLGFIEAVAHKYAGQIPLILKVNNSDSLSKTGGAPNSAVTSSVKEAVRLGCAAVGYTIYPGSDARNEQLENLRVITEEAKAAGLVVVTWSYPRGSGVSKDGETAVDIAAYAAQIAAQMGSHVIKVKPPKEFLEHPEAKKVYEKLQIPVKTLPERVRHVVQAAFGGKRIVIFSGGEAKGSEEVLAEVKGIAEGGAFGSIMGRNAFQRPKAEALKLLADVMKIYSA from the coding sequence ATGGCTATCACACCGCGAGTGAAGGAAATCCTGTCCTGGTACGAGTCCGACAACGCCGGCACCCGCGCCAACCTCTACCGCCTGCTCATGACCGGCACGCTGGCCGGCACCGGCAAGCTCGTCATCCTCCCGGTCGACCAGGGCTTCGAGCACGGCCCGGCCCGCTCCTTCGCGCCCAACCCGGCCGGCTACGACCCCGAGTACCACGTCAACCTGGCCATCGACGCCGGCTGCAACGCCTACGCGGCCCCGCTCGGCTTCATCGAGGCGGTGGCCCACAAGTACGCCGGCCAGATCCCGCTCATCCTCAAGGTCAACAACTCCGACTCGCTCTCCAAGACCGGCGGCGCGCCCAACTCGGCCGTGACCAGCTCGGTGAAGGAGGCGGTGCGGCTGGGCTGCGCGGCCGTCGGCTACACGATCTACCCGGGCTCCGACGCCCGCAACGAGCAGCTGGAGAACCTGCGCGTCATCACCGAGGAGGCCAAGGCGGCCGGCCTGGTGGTGGTGACCTGGAGCTACCCGCGCGGCAGCGGCGTCTCCAAGGACGGCGAGACCGCGGTGGACATCGCCGCCTACGCCGCCCAGATCGCGGCGCAGATGGGCTCGCACGTCATCAAGGTCAAGCCGCCCAAGGAGTTCCTGGAGCACCCCGAGGCCAAGAAGGTCTACGAGAAGCTGCAGATCCCGGTGAAGACCCTGCCCGAGCGGGTGCGCCACGTGGTGCAGGCCGCCTTCGGCGGCAAGCGCATCGTCATCTTCTCCGGCGGCGAGGCCAAGGGCTCCGAGGAGGTGCTGGCGGAGGTGAAGGGCATCGCCGAGGGCGGCGCCTTCGGCTCCATCATGGGCCGCAACGCCTTCCAGCGCCCCAAGGCCGAGGCGCTCAAGCTGCTGGCCGACGTGATGAAGATCTACTCGGCCTAG